One Pseudomonadota bacterium DNA window includes the following coding sequences:
- a CDS encoding MoaD/ThiS family protein codes for MEIEIRLFATFRDYLPEGTSGFAFKKTLKKETTVGEVIKELNLPEDTPKIILIKGNHAKEGYILQDGDVVSIFPPMGGG; via the coding sequence ATGGAAATAGAAATTAGACTTTTTGCCACATTCAGAGATTATCTTCCAGAGGGTACAAGCGGTTTTGCCTTCAAAAAGACCCTTAAAAAGGAAACAACTGTCGGTGAAGTAATAAAAGAACTTAACCTTCCGGAGGATACACCAAAAATCATTCTTATAAAGGGCAACCACGCGAAAGAAGGCTATATCCTCCAGGATGGGGATGTGGTAAGCATATTTCCGCCAATGGGTGGAGGATAA